A genomic segment from Geitlerinema sp. PCC 7407 encodes:
- a CDS encoding DUF3685 domain-containing protein — MGLLLVDHDLIFRLGIRTWLAQFEELAVVAEAETGAIALEILQERSPDGTITAVMLGVGATETAIAEALQLSQQIKQTYFQLPVVWVGVPQTPAVLAAAQAVGVSGYCPRTADAAQILATLRRIQAGKTAWLLEPGGSLVPAAALSSRHLLSWQQRLRASGLRQMDTQMTQLASQLQNARLSPLTRAVLAGRYREVRAARWLVSHLLPTPSAALAPRAGKSGAKGDRLSAASMPLPKAEPRGEIQSLRAMLLDVTYLKIQGGLQNQTETPLEIDILQAAKRQELLYLILRRLDGLLDELRLSDVQPDQLPEKRSQILRDLWQSGITDFFGKYYTLQLPGLGMVDVVPVLLQDWDIVEAAILDRIPFVAECLSHLLFQTPLPVNGNLVAAGTPAAMERVEILLQNWVIQVANAVMQPLLNHFADVEEIKETLYDRRLMSTREIERFRNDLSWRYRTERNFREPQAIFESRYRLYSFSGYGIKLTTIYAPRSQELSQLRGLRLAVTIALEARDAIAPRLRATVAFLGSGVVYLLTQVVGRGIGLVGRGILQGLGSAWQDGRYQGGDRPK; from the coding sequence GTGGGCCTATTACTCGTTGACCATGACCTAATCTTTCGGCTAGGCATACGAACCTGGCTGGCTCAGTTTGAGGAGCTAGCGGTTGTTGCCGAGGCGGAGACGGGGGCGATCGCCCTGGAGATTTTGCAGGAGCGATCGCCGGACGGCACGATTACCGCTGTGATGCTGGGCGTCGGAGCGACGGAAACGGCGATCGCCGAGGCGCTGCAGCTCTCTCAGCAGATCAAGCAGACCTATTTCCAGCTGCCGGTGGTGTGGGTGGGGGTTCCCCAGACTCCGGCGGTGCTGGCGGCGGCCCAGGCGGTGGGCGTGAGCGGCTACTGTCCTCGCACCGCCGACGCTGCCCAGATTTTGGCCACGCTCCGGCGAATCCAGGCCGGAAAAACGGCCTGGCTGCTGGAGCCGGGGGGCAGTCTGGTTCCGGCGGCGGCTCTGTCGTCGAGGCACCTGCTCTCTTGGCAGCAGCGCCTGCGGGCCTCGGGCCTGCGCCAGATGGATACGCAGATGACCCAGCTAGCCAGCCAGCTGCAAAATGCCCGGCTCTCGCCCCTGACGCGGGCGGTGCTGGCGGGGCGCTACCGGGAGGTCCGCGCGGCCCGCTGGCTGGTGAGCCATTTGCTGCCGACCCCCTCGGCGGCTTTGGCACCTCGGGCTGGAAAATCTGGCGCTAAAGGCGATCGCCTGTCCGCGGCGTCTATGCCATTGCCCAAGGCGGAGCCCCGGGGCGAAATTCAGTCCCTGCGGGCCATGCTGCTGGATGTGACCTACCTCAAGATCCAGGGCGGTCTACAAAACCAAACGGAGACTCCCCTCGAAATTGATATCTTGCAGGCGGCCAAGCGGCAGGAGCTGCTGTACCTGATCCTGCGGCGGCTAGACGGCCTGCTCGATGAGCTGCGGCTGTCCGATGTGCAGCCGGACCAGCTCCCAGAGAAGCGATCGCAAATCCTGCGTGACCTGTGGCAGTCCGGCATTACCGACTTTTTTGGCAAATACTATACGCTCCAGCTGCCCGGCCTGGGCATGGTTGACGTCGTGCCGGTGCTGCTCCAGGACTGGGACATTGTGGAGGCGGCCATCCTCGATCGCATTCCCTTTGTGGCGGAGTGTCTGTCGCATCTGCTGTTTCAGACGCCCTTGCCGGTGAATGGAAACCTGGTGGCGGCTGGCACCCCCGCCGCCATGGAGCGCGTCGAAATCTTGCTGCAAAACTGGGTGATCCAGGTGGCGAATGCTGTCATGCAGCCTTTGCTCAATCACTTTGCCGACGTGGAAGAAATCAAGGAAACCCTCTACGATCGCCGCCTGATGTCCACGCGGGAAATCGAGCGTTTTCGCAATGACCTGTCCTGGCGATACCGCACCGAGCGAAATTTCCGTGAACCCCAGGCCATTTTTGAGAGCCGCTATCGTCTGTACAGCTTCAGCGGCTACGGCATCAAGCTCACGACGATCTATGCGCCCCGCAGTCAGGAGCTGTCGCAGCTGCGCGGCCTGCGGCTGGCGGTGACGATCGCCCTGGAGGCGCGGGACGCGATCGCCCCTCGACTGCGGGCAACAGTGGCGTTTTTGGGTAGTGGGGTGGTGTACCTGCTAACCCAGGTGGTGGGTCGCGGCATCGGGCTGGTGGGTCGCGGCATTCTCCAGGGCCTGGGCAGTGCTTGGCAAGATGGGCGCTACCAGGGGGGCGATCGCCCCAAGTA